One segment of Pseudomonas sp. FP2196 DNA contains the following:
- a CDS encoding sugar ABC transporter substrate-binding protein — protein sequence MQPTAKALLALTCMTLSSVSLGAQPLTIATVNNSDMIRMQKLSKTFETEHPDIKLNWVVLEENVLRQRLTTDIATQGGQFDVLTIGMYEAALWGGKGWLEPMKDLPVSYALDDVFPSVREGLSVKGSLYALPFYAESSITYYRTDLFKDAGLTMPERPTWEQIAGFAEKLTNKDKEQYGICLRGKAGWGENMALITTVANAYGARWFDEKWQPEFNGPEWKNALNFYVDTMKKSGPPGASSNGFNENLALFNSGKCAIWVDASVAGSFVTDKTQSKVAEHVGFTFAPHQVTDKGSAWLYSWALAIPTSSKAKDAAKTFSAWATSKEYGELVAKTDGIANVPPGTRASTYSDAYMSAAPFAKVTLESLKAADPSKPTLKPVPYIGIQLVTIPEFQGIGTQVGKSFSAALIGQTTVDQALTAAQQTTEREMKRAGYPK from the coding sequence ATGCAACCCACTGCAAAAGCTCTGCTTGCCCTCACCTGCATGACTCTCAGCAGCGTCAGCCTTGGCGCCCAGCCCCTGACCATCGCCACCGTCAACAACAGCGACATGATCCGTATGCAAAAGCTCTCGAAAACCTTCGAGACCGAGCACCCGGACATCAAGCTCAATTGGGTGGTGCTCGAAGAAAACGTCCTGCGTCAACGCCTGACCACCGACATCGCCACCCAGGGCGGCCAGTTCGATGTGTTGACCATCGGCATGTACGAAGCCGCACTGTGGGGGGGCAAGGGTTGGCTGGAACCGATGAAGGATCTGCCGGTCAGTTACGCCCTCGACGATGTATTCCCGTCTGTGCGTGAAGGCCTGTCGGTCAAGGGTTCGCTGTACGCCCTGCCGTTCTACGCCGAAAGCTCGATCACCTACTATCGCACCGACCTGTTCAAGGACGCCGGGCTGACCATGCCAGAGCGGCCGACCTGGGAACAGATCGCCGGATTCGCCGAAAAACTCACCAACAAAGACAAGGAACAGTACGGCATCTGCCTGCGTGGCAAAGCCGGTTGGGGCGAGAACATGGCGCTGATCACCACCGTCGCCAATGCTTACGGTGCACGCTGGTTCGATGAAAAATGGCAGCCGGAATTCAACGGTCCCGAGTGGAAAAACGCGCTGAACTTCTATGTCGACACCATGAAGAAATCCGGCCCGCCGGGTGCGTCCAGCAATGGTTTCAACGAGAACCTGGCGCTGTTCAACAGCGGCAAGTGCGCGATCTGGGTCGATGCCAGCGTCGCCGGCTCGTTCGTCACCGACAAGACCCAGAGCAAGGTCGCCGAGCACGTCGGCTTCACTTTCGCACCGCATCAGGTCACCGACAAAGGTTCGGCGTGGCTGTATTCGTGGGCACTGGCGATTCCGACCAGCTCCAAGGCCAAGGACGCAGCCAAAACCTTCAGCGCCTGGGCGACCTCCAAGGAGTACGGTGAACTGGTGGCCAAAACCGACGGTATCGCCAACGTACCGCCAGGCACCCGTGCTTCGACCTACAGCGATGCCTATATGAGCGCTGCGCCGTTCGCCAAGGTGACGCTGGAGTCGCTCAAAGCGGCGGATCCGAGCAAACCGACATTGAAACCGGTGCCTTACATCGGCATTCAACTGGTGACCATTCCTGAATTCCAGGGCATTGGCACCCAGGTCGGCAAGTCGTTCTCGGCAGCGCTGATCGGCCAGACCACGGTCGATCAGGCGCTCACCGCCGCGCAGCAAACCACCGAACGCGAGATGAAGCGCGCCGGTTATCCCAAGTAA
- a CDS encoding carbohydrate ABC transporter permease: MNTSTAKAQIDLAQPQRKNRVANPGWFLVSPSVALLLLWMIVPLGMTIYFSMIRYNLLNPGENEFVGFENFTYFLTDSGFMPGATNTLLLVGSVLLISVVFGVLISALLEASEFLGRGIVRVMLISPFFIMPTVGALIWKNLIFHPVSGILAYIWKLFGAQPVDWLAHYPLLSIIIIVSWQWLPFAILILMTAMQSLDQEQKEAARLDGAGPIAIFWHLTLPHLARPIAVVVMIETIFLLSVFAEIFTTTNGGPGYASTNLAYLIYNQALVQFDVGMASAGGLIAVVIANIAAIILVRMIGKNLTDKA; the protein is encoded by the coding sequence ATGAATACTTCAACTGCCAAAGCCCAGATCGACCTCGCCCAGCCACAGCGCAAAAACCGTGTGGCCAATCCCGGCTGGTTTCTGGTCAGCCCTTCAGTGGCCCTGTTGCTGCTGTGGATGATCGTGCCCCTGGGCATGACCATTTACTTTTCGATGATCCGCTACAACCTGCTAAACCCTGGTGAAAACGAGTTCGTCGGGTTTGAGAACTTCACGTACTTCCTGACCGACTCCGGCTTCATGCCGGGTGCCACCAACACCCTGTTGCTGGTCGGCAGTGTGTTGCTGATCAGCGTGGTGTTCGGCGTGTTGATCAGCGCTCTGCTTGAAGCCAGTGAATTCCTTGGTCGCGGCATCGTGCGGGTCATGCTGATCTCGCCGTTTTTCATCATGCCCACGGTCGGCGCGCTGATCTGGAAGAACCTGATTTTCCATCCCGTCTCGGGGATCCTCGCCTACATCTGGAAGCTGTTCGGCGCACAACCGGTGGACTGGCTGGCGCACTACCCGCTCCTGTCGATCATCATCATTGTCTCGTGGCAATGGCTGCCGTTCGCGATCCTGATCCTGATGACCGCCATGCAGTCTCTCGACCAGGAACAGAAGGAAGCGGCACGCCTGGACGGCGCTGGCCCGATCGCGATTTTCTGGCACCTGACCCTGCCGCACCTGGCCCGGCCGATTGCCGTGGTGGTGATGATCGAAACGATCTTTCTGCTGTCGGTGTTCGCCGAGATCTTCACCACCACCAACGGTGGCCCTGGCTACGCCTCGACCAACCTCGCCTACCTGATCTACAACCAGGCGCTGGTGCAGTTCGACGTCGGCATGGCATCGGCGGGCGGCTTGATTGCCGTGGTCATCGCCAACATCGCCGCGATCATTCTGGTGCGGATGATCGGCAAAAACCTGACTGACAAAGCCTGA
- a CDS encoding AraC family transcriptional regulator produces the protein MTRTARVTDPSYELMDDHNGLSIIYRQHGFPCPLVRWHFHKEYELHLIVASSGKVFIGDYIGNFYPETLFLTGPNLPHNWISQVAEDEVVEKRDMLVNFTDELFESGHQVFAELKTLAPLLERAQYGIEFRCKQTIRQAMTLMQRIADSRGITRLGHFFILMELLAASDDFQLLSGATTPQLADEHNIDRTNRAVDYIFSHYARDISLEEVAEHLGMTPTYFSRVFKQATGRNFIEFVNRLRISKSCELLADGDKPVTDVCFESGFNNISNFNRRFQQLKGMTPSHYRRLAVQRLTEQNHT, from the coding sequence ATGACCCGCACCGCTCGCGTGACCGATCCCTCCTATGAGTTGATGGATGACCACAACGGGTTGTCCATCATCTACCGCCAGCACGGCTTCCCCTGCCCACTGGTGCGCTGGCATTTTCACAAGGAGTACGAACTGCACCTGATCGTCGCCAGTTCTGGCAAGGTGTTCATCGGCGATTACATCGGCAACTTCTATCCCGAAACGCTGTTCCTCACCGGGCCTAATCTGCCGCACAACTGGATCAGTCAGGTGGCCGAAGACGAAGTGGTGGAAAAGCGCGACATGTTGGTCAACTTCACGGATGAATTGTTCGAAAGTGGCCATCAGGTGTTCGCTGAACTGAAAACCCTGGCTCCGCTGTTGGAGCGTGCGCAGTACGGCATCGAGTTCCGCTGCAAGCAAACGATCCGCCAGGCCATGACATTGATGCAGCGCATTGCCGACAGCCGCGGCATTACCCGGCTCGGGCACTTTTTCATCCTGATGGAGTTGCTCGCAGCCAGTGACGATTTCCAGTTGCTGTCCGGCGCCACCACGCCGCAACTGGCCGACGAGCACAATATCGACCGTACCAACCGCGCGGTTGACTACATCTTCAGCCACTACGCCCGGGATATCTCACTGGAGGAAGTCGCCGAGCATCTGGGTATGACGCCGACTTACTTCAGCCGCGTGTTCAAACAGGCGACCGGGCGCAACTTCATCGAGTTCGTCAATCGCTTGCGCATCAGCAAGTCCTGCGAGCTGCTGGCCGATGGCGACAAACCAGTGACAGATGTGTGTTTCGAATCGGGCTTCAACAACATTTCCAACTTCAATCGAAGGTTTCAGCAACTTAAGGGCATGACGCCTTCGCATTATCGGCGACTCGCTGTGCAACGCCTCACTGAGCAGAACCACACCTAA